One window of Phycisphaeraceae bacterium genomic DNA carries:
- a CDS encoding efflux transporter outer membrane subunit produces MTSHVVRVPLSRGMRLVLARVGLAAVAGGVISGCMVGPSYERPSAAVNSAWEAIDGVQESPTVPDWWSSFNDPVLTSLIAEAHGQNLSLRVAGLRVIEARAARGVAVGEFFPQVQNAFGSVGADQLSRNEAGAAGDRVFSSDRIGLEAAWELDFWGKFRRGIEAADAGVLLAVANFDAVFVTLTAEVASNYVLIRSLQERLGFARANVELQKETLELTETRFRAGAVSELDVATARATLANTRALIPELELALRQTTLALGVLLGKTPSDLAASLATPQGEAIRVPDAPAQIAAGVPADLLRRRPDVRAAERLAAAQSARIGQAEADLYPSISIAGSTGFASSTFENGRGSDLGDIFDADSFTGFIGLSVNWPIFNYGRIRSNVRVQDARYEQAVTAYREVVLRAAADVEAGLAEFLRSRERTAHLSEAVDASNRSVELSLIQYRAGAVDFIRVNDAQTQLVAQQDNLVVSRASIALGAVRTYRALGGGWEVRGESEYVDGDTAMRMRERTNWGEVLDPSWQEGKDLGFPRPDAPGSTPVPHGGETKGGL; encoded by the coding sequence ATGACGAGCCATGTCGTGCGTGTCCCACTGTCGCGCGGGATGCGTCTGGTTCTGGCGCGCGTTGGCCTTGCAGCGGTCGCCGGAGGCGTGATCTCGGGTTGCATGGTCGGGCCGAGCTATGAGCGGCCGAGCGCGGCAGTGAACAGCGCGTGGGAAGCGATCGATGGTGTGCAGGAGTCGCCGACGGTTCCGGATTGGTGGAGTTCGTTCAACGATCCGGTGCTGACGTCGTTGATTGCGGAGGCGCACGGGCAGAACCTGAGTCTTCGTGTGGCCGGGCTGCGCGTCATTGAGGCGCGTGCGGCACGTGGAGTGGCGGTGGGGGAGTTCTTTCCGCAGGTGCAGAACGCGTTTGGTTCTGTCGGAGCGGACCAGCTCAGCCGGAACGAGGCGGGGGCGGCGGGTGATCGTGTGTTCTCAAGCGACAGGATCGGTCTGGAAGCGGCGTGGGAGCTGGATTTCTGGGGGAAGTTCCGGCGAGGGATCGAGGCGGCTGATGCCGGGGTGTTGCTGGCGGTCGCGAACTTTGATGCGGTGTTTGTGACGCTGACGGCGGAGGTTGCTTCAAACTATGTGTTGATCCGGTCTCTGCAGGAGCGTCTGGGCTTTGCGCGTGCGAACGTGGAGTTGCAGAAGGAGACGCTGGAACTCACGGAGACGAGATTCCGCGCCGGCGCAGTCTCGGAGCTTGATGTGGCGACGGCACGGGCGACGCTGGCGAACACGCGGGCTTTGATTCCTGAGCTTGAGCTTGCGCTGCGGCAGACAACGCTTGCGCTGGGCGTGCTTCTCGGGAAGACGCCATCGGATCTTGCCGCATCGCTTGCGACACCCCAGGGCGAGGCGATACGTGTGCCGGATGCGCCGGCCCAGATCGCTGCGGGTGTGCCGGCGGATCTGCTGAGGAGGCGTCCGGATGTGCGTGCGGCGGAGCGGCTCGCGGCGGCGCAGAGCGCACGGATCGGTCAGGCGGAGGCGGATCTCTATCCAAGTATCTCGATCGCCGGCTCGACCGGCTTTGCCAGCAGCACGTTCGAGAACGGGCGCGGGTCTGACCTGGGCGACATCTTCGATGCGGACTCGTTCACGGGATTCATCGGGTTGTCGGTGAACTGGCCGATCTTCAACTACGGGAGGATCCGGTCGAACGTCAGGGTGCAGGATGCACGCTATGAGCAGGCGGTGACGGCTTATAGAGAGGTCGTGCTGCGTGCCGCGGCGGATGTGGAGGCGGGGCTTGCTGAGTTCCTTCGATCTCGTGAGCGAACGGCCCACCTCTCGGAAGCGGTGGACGCTTCGAATCGGAGCGTGGAGCTCTCTCTGATCCAGTACCGGGCGGGGGCTGTGGACTTCATCCGGGTGAATGATGCGCAGACGCAGCTGGTCGCGCAGCAGGACAATCTGGTGGTTTCGCGTGCCTCGATCGCGCTCGGGGCGGTGCGGACGTATCGCGCGCTGGGCGGCGGCTGGGAGGTGAGGGGTGAATCGGAGTATGTGGACGGCGATACCGCGATGCGGATGAGAGAGCGAACGAACTGGGGCGAGGTGCTCGACCCGAGTTGGCAAGAGGGGAAGGACCTGGGCTTCCCGAGACCGGATGCGCCGGGATCGACACCCGTGCCCCACGGTGGCGAGACGAAAGGCGGGCTGTGA
- a CDS encoding winged helix-turn-helix transcriptional regulator: MGRPSSHADAFAAIAEPKRRSIIELLGREGEKPVGALVVALDLPQPVVSKHLAVLREVGIVAVTRRGRERVYRLSPRQLKVVHDWVSSFEKHWSHQLDRIKRRAESPGKERSKEELT, from the coding sequence ATGGGCAGACCTTCGTCTCACGCAGATGCATTCGCAGCCATAGCAGAGCCGAAGCGTCGGAGCATCATCGAACTGTTGGGCCGAGAGGGGGAGAAGCCGGTGGGGGCGCTTGTGGTCGCTCTCGACCTGCCGCAGCCCGTTGTCTCAAAGCACCTCGCGGTGCTCCGTGAGGTGGGGATTGTTGCTGTGACTCGCCGCGGGCGCGAACGCGTGTATCGGCTGAGTCCGCGCCAGCTCAAAGTGGTTCACGACTGGGTGAGCTCCTTCGAGAAGCACTGGTCTCACCAACTCGATCGAATCAAACGTCGTGCGGAGTCGCCCGGCAAAGAGCGATCAAAGGAGGAATTGACATGA
- a CDS encoding winged helix-turn-helix domain-containing protein, producing the protein MHITERQHGDLARLRKLAAREKNAEQKDRLMAAALAVEQIETSDIQRSLCRSRGFVQRWAYAYRDGGIEALKDKPRGGSVGKITGEKLETLRARIDAGPTAKDKVCTLRGRDIQSIAREELGVEISLNGVYRTLQRMGYSCLAPRPRHEKQDLAAQQKFKDEIAPLFSAP; encoded by the coding sequence ATGCACATCACCGAGCGGCAACACGGCGATCTGGCGCGGCTCAGGAAGCTGGCCGCACGCGAGAAGAACGCCGAGCAGAAGGACCGGCTCATGGCCGCGGCGCTCGCGGTCGAGCAGATCGAGACCTCCGACATCCAGCGCTCCCTCTGCCGCAGCAGGGGTTTCGTCCAGCGCTGGGCCTACGCCTATCGCGACGGCGGCATCGAGGCCTTGAAGGACAAGCCGCGTGGCGGCAGCGTCGGCAAGATCACCGGTGAGAAGCTCGAAACGCTCAGGGCCCGCATCGACGCGGGGCCCACGGCCAAGGACAAGGTCTGCACGCTCCGCGGCAGGGACATCCAGAGCATCGCCAGAGAGGAACTGGGCGTCGAGATCTCGCTCAACGGCGTCTATCGCACGCTCCAGCGCATGGGTTACTCGTGCCTGGCCCCGCGTCCACGCCACGAGAAGCAGGATCTGGCGGCTCAGCAGAAGTTCAAGGACGAGATCGCCCCCCTTTTCTCCGCACCGTGA
- a CDS encoding SRPBCC domain-containing protein, translated as MSIANQIAIETIVCVSPAEAWKAFTSPDAIVQWNQASPDWHCPSARVDLRVGGEHFARMEARDGSTGFDFTGVYEEVDAPTVLTLRLADGRRATTTFKPDGTSTRVKTVFDPEATNPVEMQRDGWQSILDSYAQYVERTTDRLMTQ; from the coding sequence ATGAGTATCGCCAATCAGATCGCCATCGAGACGATTGTTTGCGTATCGCCTGCCGAAGCGTGGAAGGCCTTTACATCGCCCGACGCCATCGTGCAATGGAATCAGGCGTCACCGGACTGGCATTGCCCTTCAGCCCGCGTTGATCTGCGTGTAGGAGGAGAGCACTTCGCCCGCATGGAGGCACGCGACGGCTCGACAGGCTTCGACTTCACTGGCGTCTACGAAGAAGTCGATGCACCCACAGTCCTCACCCTGCGACTCGCTGACGGCCGTCGCGCTACGACTACATTTAAGCCCGATGGCACGAGTACTCGTGTCAAGACAGTGTTTGACCCAGAGGCGACAAACCCGGTCGAGATGCAGCGCGACGGCTGGCAGTCCATTCTCGATAGCTATGCTCAGTATGTCGAGCGGACGACTGATCGCTTGATGACACAATGA
- a CDS encoding DUF1428 domain-containing protein: MAYVDGFVIPIPTKNLAAYKKLARVASKVWLDHGALSYYETVGDDLNIKGMVSFRKIASCKTGETVVFAWITYKSKAHRNAVNKKVMADPRIAAAMSKGDVPFDCKRMSYGGFKVVVQAGQP, from the coding sequence ATGGCGTACGTCGATGGATTCGTGATTCCCATTCCCACCAAGAACCTCGCTGCATACAAGAAGCTCGCCAGAGTCGCGAGCAAGGTGTGGCTCGACCATGGCGCGCTTTCGTACTATGAGACTGTCGGTGACGACTTGAACATCAAGGGCATGGTCTCATTCCGGAAGATCGCCTCGTGCAAGACGGGAGAGACTGTGGTCTTTGCATGGATCACATACAAGTCAAAGGCGCATCGGAACGCGGTGAACAAGAAGGTCATGGCGGACCCTCGAATCGCAGCAGCGATGTCGAAGGGAGATGTACCATTTGATTGCAAGCGAATGTCCTATGGGGGCTTCAAGGTCGTGGTGCAAGCCGGCCAGCCGTGA
- a CDS encoding SRPBCC domain-containing protein gives MTTTNQMDRIDTLRIEQEIEINAGVEDVYASILALLGPESEMPDGSKYPMVFEAWPGGRWYRDLGKNTGHFWGHVQVIKPPPHPKPLIEIAGPLFMSYPAISHVQYRILPDGGRCILRLTHRAMGLIDPEHAQGVHEGWAYELSKIKEKAERVLA, from the coding sequence ATGACCACGACAAACCAGATGGACCGCATCGACACCTTGCGTATCGAGCAGGAAATCGAGATCAATGCCGGTGTCGAGGATGTGTACGCATCCATCCTCGCGTTGCTGGGTCCGGAGAGTGAGATGCCCGACGGCTCGAAGTACCCGATGGTCTTCGAGGCGTGGCCAGGCGGGCGGTGGTATCGAGATCTCGGCAAGAACACCGGGCACTTCTGGGGCCATGTGCAGGTGATCAAGCCGCCGCCCCACCCGAAGCCGCTCATCGAGATCGCGGGACCTCTCTTCATGTCGTATCCAGCGATCTCGCACGTTCAGTATCGCATCTTGCCGGACGGCGGGCGTTGCATCCTGCGGCTGACGCATCGAGCGATGGGGCTCATCGACCCTGAGCACGCGCAGGGAGTCCACGAAGGGTGGGCATACGAGTTATCGAAAATCAAAGAGAAGGCGGAACGAGTACTCGCCTGA
- a CDS encoding IS630 family transposase, translating to MRDAAKVCRLRVRVFFMDEARFGQQGTTTRMWAPTGSRPTAVKQTRYEWVYLYAAVEPATGHSVALHAPHVNTETMNVFLRMLSEELAADEHAILIMDQAGWHKSRRLKLPENITTLLLPPYSPELNPIERLWAYLRSHYLSNRVFDDYQHLLDAGAEAWQELTRELLRSICSCTYLTHETDG from the coding sequence GTGAGGGACGCGGCCAAGGTGTGCCGCCTGCGTGTGCGGGTCTTCTTCATGGACGAGGCCCGGTTCGGGCAGCAGGGGACAACCACACGGATGTGGGCGCCGACCGGCTCACGTCCGACGGCGGTGAAGCAGACGCGGTACGAGTGGGTGTACCTCTACGCGGCGGTGGAACCGGCCACGGGTCACAGCGTGGCGTTGCATGCCCCGCACGTGAACACGGAGACGATGAACGTGTTCCTGAGGATGCTGTCGGAGGAACTGGCCGCCGATGAGCACGCCATCCTGATCATGGATCAGGCGGGGTGGCACAAGTCGCGGCGGTTGAAGCTGCCGGAGAACATCACGACGCTGCTGCTGCCGCCGTACAGCCCGGAGTTGAATCCCATCGAGCGGCTGTGGGCGTACCTGCGGAGCCACTACCTCAGCAACCGTGTGTTCGACGACTACCAGCACCTGCTCGACGCAGGAGCCGAAGCGTGGCAGGAACTCACACGAGAACTTCTCCGCTCCATCTGCTCATGCACCTACCTCACGCACGAGACAGACGGGTGA